A portion of the Trachemys scripta elegans isolate TJP31775 chromosome 9, CAS_Tse_1.0, whole genome shotgun sequence genome contains these proteins:
- the LOC117883189 gene encoding glutamine amidotransferase-like class 1 domain-containing protein 3A, mitochondrial, which yields MGKKVAIVLSGCGVYDGSEIHESSAVLVHLSREGAQGEFYAPDIEQMHVVDHVKGQPTQEKRNVLVESARIARGNIKDLATLNVKELDALIIPGGFGVAKNLSTWATQGKNCMVSKVVEDTLKSFHAAKKPIGMCCISPVLAAKIFPGCELTVGQDKECEKWPYAKTAEVMKELGCKHVNKHVDEIHVDVKNKLVTTSAFMCNAPVHEVYDGIGKMIKEVLKLA from the exons ATGGGCAAGAAGGTAGCCATTGTCCTGTCCGGCTGCGGGGTGTATGATGGCAGTGAAATCCATGAGTCTTCTGCCGTGCTGGTGCATCTCAGCAGAGAGGGGGCACAG GGGGAGTTCTATGCTCCAGATATAGAGCAAATGCACGTGGTGGACCATGTGAAAGGGCAGCCAACTCAGGAGAAACGCAACGTGCTGGTTGAGAGTGCCAGAATCGCCAGAGGCAACATCAAGGACCTAGCCACGCTTAATGTCAAGGAACTGGATGCCCTGATCATACCAG GTGGTTTTGGAGTGGCTAAGAACCTCAGTACTTGGGCAACACAGGGGAAGAACTGCATGGTCTCTAAAGTTGTGGAGGACACTTTGAAGTCATTCCATGCTGCCAAGAAACCCATTGGCATGTGCTGCATCTCCCCAGTCCTGGCAGCCAAAATCTTCCCAGGATGCGAGCTGACGGTTGGACAGGACAAAGAATGTGAGAA GTGGCCCTATGCAAAGACTGCAGAGGTCATGAAGGAACTTGGCTGCAAACATGTGAACAAGCATGTAGACGAGATTCATGTGGATGTGAAGAACAAGCTGGTGACGACCAGTGCCTTCATGTGCAATGCCCCGGTCCATGAAGTCTATGATGGTATTGGAAAGATGATAAAAGAAGTGCTGAAACTTGCCTGA
- the LOC117883190 gene encoding caltractin-like isoform X1: MQCRHTVGGALCETGWGRQAGSLMLVIHLVSCSTNVSKASSPKKVMEGAVTRKKVAPKLVLTEEQKQQLREAFDLLDTDGTGTVDVKDLKVSIRALGYEPKKDEMKKIVSEVDKEGSGKINFDSFLYAMTQKMSEPESREDILKAFKLFDDNGTGKISFQNLKRVAGEIGENLTDEELQEMIDEADVDGDGEVNEQEFLRIIRMNSM; encoded by the exons atgcagtgtagacataccgtggGAGGTGCCCTTTGTGAGacagggtggggcaggcaggctgggtcCCTAATGCTAGTGATCCACCTGGTCTCTTGTTCTACTAATGTTTCCAAGGCTTCCAGCCCCAAGAAAGTGATGGAAGGGGCAGTGACCCGGAAGAAGGTGGCACCCAAGTTGGTACTCACTGAAGAACAGAAACAGCAGTTGCGAGAGGCCTTTGATTTGCTTGATACCGATGGCACTGGTACTGTCGATGTGAAGGACTTGAAG GTATCCATAAGAGCCCTTGGGTATGAACCCAAGAAAGACGAGATGAAGAAAATTGTATCAGAAGTTGATAAGGAAGGATCAGGGAAGATCAACTTCGATTCCTTTTTGTATGCGATGACTCAGAAAATG TCTGAGCCAGAATCCAGAGAGGACATTCTGAAAGCTTTCAAGCTCTTTGATGACAATGGAACTGGCAAAATCTCTTTCCAAAATCTCAAACGTGTGGCCGGTGAGATTGGGGAAAACCTCACAGATGAGGAGCTGCAG GAAATGATTGATGAAGCAGATGTGGATGGAGATGGGGAAGTGAATGAACAGGAGTTCCTGCGGATTATAAGGATGAACAGCATGTAG
- the LOC117883190 gene encoding caltractin-like isoform X2, whose protein sequence is MASSPKKVMEGAVTRKKVAPKLVLTEEQKQQLREAFDLLDTDGTGTVDVKDLKVSIRALGYEPKKDEMKKIVSEVDKEGSGKINFDSFLYAMTQKMSEPESREDILKAFKLFDDNGTGKISFQNLKRVAGEIGENLTDEELQEMIDEADVDGDGEVNEQEFLRIIRMNSM, encoded by the exons ATG GCTTCCAGCCCCAAGAAAGTGATGGAAGGGGCAGTGACCCGGAAGAAGGTGGCACCCAAGTTGGTACTCACTGAAGAACAGAAACAGCAGTTGCGAGAGGCCTTTGATTTGCTTGATACCGATGGCACTGGTACTGTCGATGTGAAGGACTTGAAG GTATCCATAAGAGCCCTTGGGTATGAACCCAAGAAAGACGAGATGAAGAAAATTGTATCAGAAGTTGATAAGGAAGGATCAGGGAAGATCAACTTCGATTCCTTTTTGTATGCGATGACTCAGAAAATG TCTGAGCCAGAATCCAGAGAGGACATTCTGAAAGCTTTCAAGCTCTTTGATGACAATGGAACTGGCAAAATCTCTTTCCAAAATCTCAAACGTGTGGCCGGTGAGATTGGGGAAAACCTCACAGATGAGGAGCTGCAG GAAATGATTGATGAAGCAGATGTGGATGGAGATGGGGAAGTGAATGAACAGGAGTTCCTGCGGATTATAAGGATGAACAGCATGTAG
- the LOC117883190 gene encoding centrin-2-like isoform X3, producing MEGAVTRKKVAPKLVLTEEQKQQLREAFDLLDTDGTGTVDVKDLKVSIRALGYEPKKDEMKKIVSEVDKEGSGKINFDSFLYAMTQKMSEPESREDILKAFKLFDDNGTGKISFQNLKRVAGEIGENLTDEELQEMIDEADVDGDGEVNEQEFLRIIRMNSM from the exons ATGGAAGGGGCAGTGACCCGGAAGAAGGTGGCACCCAAGTTGGTACTCACTGAAGAACAGAAACAGCAGTTGCGAGAGGCCTTTGATTTGCTTGATACCGATGGCACTGGTACTGTCGATGTGAAGGACTTGAAG GTATCCATAAGAGCCCTTGGGTATGAACCCAAGAAAGACGAGATGAAGAAAATTGTATCAGAAGTTGATAAGGAAGGATCAGGGAAGATCAACTTCGATTCCTTTTTGTATGCGATGACTCAGAAAATG TCTGAGCCAGAATCCAGAGAGGACATTCTGAAAGCTTTCAAGCTCTTTGATGACAATGGAACTGGCAAAATCTCTTTCCAAAATCTCAAACGTGTGGCCGGTGAGATTGGGGAAAACCTCACAGATGAGGAGCTGCAG GAAATGATTGATGAAGCAGATGTGGATGGAGATGGGGAAGTGAATGAACAGGAGTTCCTGCGGATTATAAGGATGAACAGCATGTAG